One segment of Pseudomonas sp. FP2196 DNA contains the following:
- a CDS encoding SulP family inorganic anion transporter, producing MRAAQLKAVLPRELLASVVVFLVALPLCMGIAIASGLPPAKGLITGIIGGLVVGWLAGSPLQVSGPAAGLAVLVFELVRQHGIEMLGPILLLAGFLQLVAGRLKLGCWFRVTAPAVVYGMLAGIGVLIVLSQVHVMLDASPKPSGLDNLTAFPAAVAQALPSFGWQAGLLGLSTIAVMWLWEKFRPHSLRFVPGALLGVGLATAASLLLALQVKRVEVPANLAEAIDWLKPADLLSLADPTLLIAAFAVAFIASAETLLSAAAVDRMHSGVRSDFDRELSAQGVGNMLCGLVGALPMTGVIVRSSANVQAGATTRYSTIFHGLWLLAFVLLLSSVLQSIPVASLAGVLVYTGFKLVDLKAFRGLGRYGRMPMFTYAATALAIIFTDLLTGVLIGFGLTLLKLAFKASRLKISLIDLPQDGEMELRLVGAATFLKVPALTQVLNTIPAGTTVHVPLNNLSYIDHSCLELLEEWGRANAAKGSKLLIESRGLKRRLEGRVRTNTGIGSAA from the coding sequence ATGCGTGCTGCTCAATTAAAAGCGGTGTTGCCACGGGAGCTGCTCGCTTCGGTGGTTGTATTTCTGGTTGCCCTGCCGTTGTGCATGGGTATCGCGATTGCGTCAGGGTTGCCGCCGGCCAAGGGTTTGATCACCGGGATCATCGGCGGTCTGGTGGTCGGTTGGCTGGCGGGATCGCCATTGCAGGTCAGCGGACCGGCAGCGGGTCTGGCAGTGTTGGTGTTTGAGCTGGTACGCCAGCACGGCATCGAAATGCTCGGGCCGATTCTGTTGCTCGCCGGTTTCCTGCAACTGGTGGCCGGACGTTTGAAGCTCGGTTGCTGGTTTCGGGTTACAGCGCCAGCCGTGGTGTACGGGATGCTGGCGGGGATTGGCGTGTTGATCGTGCTGTCGCAGGTGCATGTGATGCTCGATGCGTCACCGAAGCCTTCTGGCCTGGATAACCTCACGGCGTTCCCCGCAGCTGTAGCGCAGGCGTTGCCGTCGTTTGGCTGGCAGGCCGGCCTGCTCGGGCTGTCGACGATTGCGGTGATGTGGCTGTGGGAAAAATTTCGCCCGCATTCATTGCGCTTCGTGCCCGGCGCATTGCTCGGCGTCGGTCTGGCGACAGCTGCCAGTCTGCTGCTGGCATTGCAGGTCAAACGCGTCGAGGTGCCGGCGAATCTGGCGGAAGCCATTGATTGGCTCAAGCCCGCAGATCTGCTCAGCCTGGCCGACCCGACACTGCTGATCGCCGCGTTCGCCGTGGCATTCATTGCCAGTGCCGAGACGCTGCTCTCCGCTGCAGCGGTAGATCGCATGCACAGCGGCGTGCGTTCGGACTTCGACCGCGAACTGTCGGCACAAGGCGTCGGCAACATGCTTTGCGGCTTGGTCGGCGCGTTGCCGATGACCGGGGTAATCGTGCGCAGTTCGGCCAACGTCCAGGCCGGTGCGACCACGCGTTATTCGACAATCTTCCATGGCCTGTGGCTGCTGGCGTTCGTGCTCTTGCTGTCGAGCGTGCTGCAAAGCATCCCGGTGGCGAGTCTGGCGGGTGTGCTGGTGTATACCGGTTTCAAACTGGTGGATCTCAAGGCGTTTCGCGGGCTGGGTCGTTATGGCCGGATGCCGATGTTCACTTACGCGGCGACGGCGCTGGCGATCATCTTCACCGACCTGCTGACCGGCGTTTTGATCGGCTTCGGCTTGACCTTGCTGAAACTGGCGTTCAAGGCTTCGCGCTTGAAGATCAGCCTGATCGACCTGCCGCAGGACGGCGAGATGGAGTTGCGTCTGGTGGGTGCGGCGACGTTCCTCAAAGTGCCGGCACTGACTCAGGTGCTGAACACGATTCCAGCGGGTACGACGGTGCATGTGCCGCTCAATAACCTGAGCTACATCGACCATTCGTGTCTGGAGTTGCTGGAAGAGTGGGGCCGGGCGAATGCGGCGAAGGGGTCGAAGCTGTTGATTGAATCGCGTGGGTTGAAGCGACGGCTTGAAGGCAGGGTTCGCACAAACACCGGGATTGGCTCAGCCGCTTAG
- a CDS encoding carbonic anhydrase gives MSDKDKQPLAASAQAPVAESADAALRQIVDGFLHFHHEVFPQQEELFKKLATAQSPKAMFITCADSRIVPELITQSSPGDLFVTRNVGNVVPPYGQMNGGVSTAIEYAVLALGVQHIIICGHSDCGAMRAVLNPDSLEKMPTVKAWLRHAEVAKTMVHENCNCADEKESMPILTEENVIAQLQHLRTHPSVASRMANGHLFIHGWVYNIETSEIKAYDADQGCFLPLDGSHPIPVATPKARF, from the coding sequence ATGAGTGACAAGGATAAACAGCCGTTGGCTGCGTCGGCGCAAGCCCCTGTGGCGGAATCCGCCGATGCAGCGCTGCGACAGATCGTAGACGGCTTTTTGCATTTTCATCATGAGGTCTTCCCGCAGCAGGAAGAGCTCTTCAAGAAACTCGCCACGGCTCAGTCGCCAAAAGCGATGTTCATTACCTGCGCCGACTCGCGCATCGTGCCCGAACTGATCACCCAGAGTTCGCCCGGCGATCTGTTCGTGACCCGTAACGTCGGCAACGTTGTACCGCCCTACGGCCAGATGAACGGCGGCGTTTCCACTGCCATCGAATATGCGGTGCTGGCGCTCGGCGTGCAGCACATCATCATCTGCGGCCACTCGGATTGCGGCGCCATGCGCGCAGTGCTCAACCCCGACAGCCTGGAAAAAATGCCGACGGTCAAAGCCTGGTTGCGCCACGCCGAAGTGGCCAAAACCATGGTGCACGAAAACTGTAACTGCGCCGACGAAAAAGAAAGCATGCCGATCCTCACTGAGGAAAACGTCATCGCCCAATTGCAGCACTTGCGTACCCATCCTTCGGTAGCCTCGCGCATGGCGAACGGTCATCTGTTCATCCATGGCTGGGTCTACAACATCGAAACCAGCGAAATCAAAGCTTACGACGCGGATCAGGGCTGCTTCCTGCCGCTCGACGGCAGCCATCCGATTCCGGTGGCGACGCCCAAAGCGCGCTTCTAA
- a CDS encoding PA0069 family radical SAM protein, protein MISPLPPRGRGTASNPHNRFAPNRSVAEDDGWYQEVPETQNTEVMIETAKTIITRNTSPDLPFDRSINPYRGCEHGCIYCYARPSHAYWDMSPGLDFETKLIAKTNAAQVLEEQLGKKGYQCAPINLGSNTDPYQPIEREHKITRQTLEVLLRYRHPVTIVTKGSLILRDLDLLTELAQQRLVAVMISLTTLDDELKRILEPRAAAPKARLRAIRVMREAGIPVGVLCSPMIPMINDSEIENLLIEAQAAGAQSAAYMMLRLPLEVAPLFEEWLQAHYPQRAAHVLSLIRQSRGGELYDSRFGARMRGEGPFADLLAQRFAKAIKRLGMNHREGYNLDCTAFCPPGRQMSLI, encoded by the coding sequence ATGATCAGTCCTCTCCCCCCGCGCGGTCGCGGCACCGCCAGCAACCCGCACAACCGCTTCGCACCGAACCGCTCGGTGGCCGAGGACGACGGCTGGTATCAGGAAGTGCCCGAAACGCAGAACACCGAGGTGATGATCGAAACCGCAAAAACCATCATCACCCGCAACACCTCGCCTGACCTGCCGTTTGATCGCTCGATCAATCCCTATCGCGGCTGCGAGCATGGCTGCATCTATTGCTACGCACGGCCCAGTCACGCCTATTGGGACATGTCGCCGGGGCTGGACTTCGAAACGAAACTGATCGCCAAGACCAACGCTGCGCAGGTACTGGAAGAGCAGCTCGGGAAAAAAGGCTATCAATGCGCGCCGATCAATCTCGGTTCCAACACCGATCCGTATCAGCCGATCGAACGTGAACACAAGATCACCCGTCAGACCCTCGAAGTGCTGCTGCGCTATCGCCACCCGGTGACCATTGTCACCAAGGGCTCGTTGATCCTGCGCGACCTCGACTTGCTCACCGAACTGGCGCAACAGCGGCTGGTGGCGGTGATGATCAGCCTGACCACGCTGGACGATGAACTCAAACGTATTCTCGAGCCCCGTGCGGCGGCACCGAAAGCGCGGTTGCGCGCGATCCGGGTCATGCGCGAAGCGGGAATCCCGGTCGGCGTACTTTGTTCGCCGATGATTCCGATGATCAACGACAGTGAAATCGAAAACCTGCTGATCGAGGCCCAGGCCGCCGGAGCACAAAGTGCCGCGTACATGATGCTGCGCCTGCCGCTGGAAGTGGCGCCGCTGTTCGAAGAATGGTTGCAGGCGCACTACCCGCAACGGGCCGCTCATGTGCTGAGCCTGATCCGGCAGAGCCGCGGCGGTGAGCTCTACGACAGCCGTTTCGGCGCGCGGATGCGCGGCGAAGGGCCGTTTGCCGACCTGCTTGCGCAACGCTTTGCCAAAGCGATCAAGCGTCTCGGGATGAATCACCGCGAGGGCTACAACCTCGATTGCACAGCCTTCTGTCCGCCGGGTCGCCAGATGTCGTTGATTTAG
- a CDS encoding cytochrome c, whose amino-acid sequence MKNFVIATLALLSSATLQAAEVDQSLIKQGEYLARAGDCVACHTAKNGKSFAGGLPMETPIGTIYSTNITPDKTGVGDYSFEEFDQAVRHGVAKNGSTLYPAMPYPSYARVSETDMKALYAYFMHGVEPVAQENKASDIPWPLSMRWPLMGWRWMFAPKVEDYKATSEDPVIDRGAYLVEGLGHCGACHTPRALTMQEKSLSATDGKTFLAGSAPLEGWIAKSLRGDHKDGLGSWSEEQLVQFLKTGRSDRSAVFGGMSDVVTHSMQYMNDADLTAIARYLKSLPANDPNDQPHQYDEKAAKALWNGDDSQRGASVYIDNCAACHRTDGHGYTRVFPALAGNPVLQSDDPTSLIHIVLKGGTLPATHTAPSTFTMPGFAWRLSDQEVADVVSFIRGSWGNKGAPVKAADVESLRKNDMQTTSGDDLGQVTSH is encoded by the coding sequence ATGAAGAATTTTGTTATCGCGACCCTGGCCCTGCTCAGCAGCGCTACTTTGCAAGCGGCCGAAGTTGATCAATCCTTGATCAAACAGGGCGAATACCTCGCCCGCGCCGGCGACTGTGTGGCTTGTCACACCGCGAAGAACGGCAAGTCTTTCGCCGGTGGACTGCCGATGGAAACCCCGATCGGCACGATCTACTCGACCAACATCACCCCGGATAAAACCGGCGTCGGTGATTACAGCTTCGAGGAATTTGATCAGGCCGTGCGTCATGGCGTCGCCAAAAACGGTAGTACGTTGTACCCGGCGATGCCGTATCCGTCCTACGCCCGTGTCAGCGAAACCGACATGAAAGCGTTGTACGCGTACTTCATGCACGGCGTGGAACCGGTGGCGCAGGAGAACAAGGCCAGCGACATTCCCTGGCCGCTGAGCATGCGCTGGCCGCTGATGGGCTGGCGCTGGATGTTTGCGCCGAAGGTCGAGGACTACAAAGCCACGTCAGAGGATCCGGTGATCGACCGTGGCGCGTATCTGGTCGAAGGCCTCGGCCATTGCGGCGCCTGCCATACGCCGCGTGCCCTGACCATGCAGGAAAAATCCCTGAGCGCGACTGACGGCAAAACCTTTCTGGCCGGCAGTGCGCCGCTGGAAGGCTGGATAGCCAAAAGCCTGCGCGGTGATCACAAGGATGGCCTCGGTAGCTGGAGCGAAGAGCAACTGGTGCAATTCCTCAAGACCGGTCGCAGCGACCGCAGCGCGGTGTTCGGCGGCATGAGCGATGTGGTCACCCACAGCATGCAATACATGAACGACGCCGACCTGACCGCGATTGCCCGCTACCTCAAATCGTTGCCGGCCAATGATCCAAATGATCAGCCGCACCAATATGACGAGAAAGCCGCCAAGGCCCTGTGGAACGGTGACGACAGCCAACGCGGCGCGTCGGTGTATATCGACAACTGCGCAGCGTGCCACCGCACTGACGGCCACGGCTATACGCGGGTATTCCCGGCACTGGCAGGCAATCCGGTGCTGCAATCGGATGACCCGACTTCGTTGATTCACATTGTGCTCAAGGGCGGAACGTTGCCGGCGACCCACACCGCGCCATCGACCTTCACCATGCCCGGGTTTGCATGGCGTCTGTCGGATCAGGAAGTCGCGGACGTTGTGAGCTTCATTCGCGGAAGTTGGGGTAACAAGGGGGCGCCGGTGAAGGCTGCCGACGTCGAAAGCCTGCGCAAGAATGATATGCAGACCACTTCCGGGGATGATCTGGGGCAAGTCACTTCGCATTAA
- a CDS encoding GMC family oxidoreductase, with protein sequence MATVMKKVDAVIVGFGWTGAIMAKELTEAGLNVLALERGPMQDTYPDGNYPQVIDELTYSVRKKLFQDISKETVTIRHSVNDIALPNRQLGAFLPGNGVGGAGLHWSGVHFRVDPIELRMRSHYEERYGKSFIPKDMTIQDFGVSYEELEPFFDYAEKVFGTSGQAWTVKGQLVGEGKGGNPYAPDRSNHFPLEAQKNTVSAQLFGKAATEVGYKPYNLPSANTSGPYTNPYGAQMGPCNFCGFCSGYVCYMYSKASPNVNILPALKPLPNFELRPNSHVLRVNLDSTKTKATGVTYIDGQGREIEQPADLVILGAFQLHNVRLMLLSGIGKPYDPISGEGVVGRNFAYQNMATIKAFFDKDTHTNNFIGAGGNGVALDDFNADNFDHGPHGFVGGSPMWVNQAGSRPIAGTSNPPGTPAWGSAWKRATADYYTHQVSMDAHGAHQSYRGNYLDLDPVYRDAYGLPLLRMTFDWQENDIKMNRFMVEKMGKVAEAMGPKAIAVIGKKVGDHFNTASYQTTHLNGGAIMGTDPKTSALNRYLQSWDVHNVFVPGASAFPQGLGYNPTGLVAALTYWSAKAIREQYLKNPGPLVQA encoded by the coding sequence ATGGCGACGGTAATGAAGAAGGTCGATGCAGTCATCGTCGGGTTCGGCTGGACCGGCGCGATCATGGCCAAGGAGCTGACCGAAGCGGGTCTTAACGTGCTGGCGCTGGAGCGCGGGCCGATGCAGGACACCTACCCCGACGGCAACTATCCGCAGGTGATCGACGAACTCACCTACAGCGTGCGCAAAAAACTCTTTCAGGACATCTCCAAAGAAACCGTCACCATTCGCCATAGCGTCAACGACATTGCTCTGCCGAACCGCCAATTGGGCGCGTTCCTGCCGGGCAACGGCGTTGGCGGTGCCGGGCTGCATTGGTCGGGCGTGCACTTTCGCGTCGACCCGATCGAGTTGCGTATGCGCAGCCACTACGAAGAACGCTACGGCAAAAGCTTCATCCCCAAGGACATGACCATCCAGGACTTCGGCGTCAGCTATGAAGAACTGGAGCCGTTCTTCGATTACGCCGAAAAAGTCTTCGGCACCTCGGGTCAGGCATGGACTGTAAAGGGCCAACTGGTGGGCGAAGGTAAGGGCGGTAATCCCTATGCTCCGGATCGCTCAAACCATTTCCCTTTGGAAGCGCAGAAAAACACCGTTTCCGCACAGCTGTTTGGCAAAGCGGCCACAGAAGTCGGCTACAAACCCTACAACCTGCCTTCTGCGAATACTTCAGGCCCATACACAAACCCTTACGGCGCACAAATGGGACCGTGCAACTTCTGCGGATTTTGCAGCGGTTACGTTTGCTACATGTATTCCAAGGCTTCGCCAAACGTGAACATTCTGCCGGCGCTCAAGCCTTTGCCGAATTTCGAGCTGCGGCCCAACTCGCATGTACTTCGGGTCAACCTCGACAGCACGAAAACCAAAGCCACCGGCGTGACTTACATCGACGGTCAGGGGCGCGAGATCGAGCAACCGGCGGATCTGGTGATTCTTGGCGCCTTCCAGTTGCACAACGTACGGCTGATGCTGCTTTCCGGAATCGGCAAACCCTACGACCCGATCAGCGGCGAAGGTGTGGTCGGACGCAACTTCGCCTATCAGAACATGGCCACCATCAAGGCGTTCTTCGACAAGGACACCCACACCAACAACTTCATCGGTGCCGGCGGCAACGGTGTGGCGCTGGATGACTTCAACGCCGACAACTTCGACCATGGCCCGCACGGTTTCGTCGGCGGCTCGCCGATGTGGGTCAACCAGGCCGGTAGTCGACCGATTGCCGGTACCTCCAACCCGCCAGGCACGCCGGCCTGGGGTAGCGCGTGGAAACGCGCGACCGCCGATTACTACACCCATCAGGTGTCGATGGATGCCCACGGCGCGCATCAATCCTACAGAGGCAATTACCTCGATCTCGATCCGGTGTACCGCGATGCCTACGGCCTGCCGCTGCTGCGGATGACGTTCGACTGGCAGGAAAACGACATCAAGATGAACCGCTTCATGGTCGAGAAAATGGGCAAGGTCGCCGAAGCGATGGGCCCGAAAGCCATTGCGGTGATCGGCAAGAAAGTCGGCGATCACTTCAACACCGCGTCGTACCAGACCACCCACCTCAACGGCGGCGCGATCATGGGCACCGACCCGAAAACCAGTGCTCTGAACCGCTACTTGCAGAGCTGGGACGTACACAACGTGTTCGTGCCGGGGGCATCGGCGTTCCCGCAAGGCCTGGGTTACAACCCGACAGGGCTGGTGGCTGCGCTGACCTATTGGTCGGCGAAGGCGATCCGCGAGCAATACCTCAAAAACCCCGGCCCGCTGGTTCAGGCTTAA
- a CDS encoding gluconate 2-dehydrogenase subunit 3 family protein: MSDADRDNPRREFLRKSLTLIPVVTLAGTGLGSSVLHAAPETAPAKPAAQPARADAGIYQPSYFTAEEWTFINAAVTQLIPNDAQGPGALEAGVPEYIDRQMNTPYAAGALWYMQGPFNADAAPEMGWQSKLVPKEIYRLGIAATDQWAKSLNGKTFAEQDSATRDDLLKQLEAGKTQFDSVPAKIFFNLLLQNTKEGFFCDPIHGGNKGMVGWTMIGFPGARADFMDWVERNEQYPFPAVSIHGERA; the protein is encoded by the coding sequence ATGTCTGATGCAGATCGAGACAACCCGCGGCGTGAGTTTTTGCGCAAATCCCTGACCCTGATTCCAGTGGTGACCCTGGCGGGTACCGGTCTGGGCAGCAGCGTGCTGCACGCAGCGCCTGAAACCGCACCGGCCAAACCTGCCGCGCAACCGGCTCGCGCCGACGCAGGCATTTATCAGCCGAGCTATTTCACCGCCGAGGAATGGACATTCATCAATGCTGCCGTGACGCAGTTAATTCCCAACGATGCCCAAGGCCCGGGTGCGCTGGAAGCCGGTGTGCCGGAATACATTGATCGTCAGATGAACACGCCGTATGCCGCCGGTGCCCTTTGGTACATGCAGGGTCCGTTCAACGCCGACGCCGCACCGGAGATGGGCTGGCAGAGCAAACTGGTGCCCAAAGAGATCTATCGCTTGGGCATCGCCGCCACGGATCAGTGGGCAAAATCCCTCAACGGTAAAACATTTGCCGAGCAAGACAGCGCTACCCGAGACGATTTGCTCAAGCAACTCGAGGCCGGAAAAACGCAGTTCGATAGCGTCCCGGCGAAAATCTTCTTCAACCTGCTGCTGCAAAACACCAAGGAAGGGTTCTTCTGCGACCCGATCCACGGCGGCAATAAAGGCATGGTCGGCTGGACCATGATCGGCTTCCCCGGCGCCCGCGCCGATTTCATGGATTGGGTGGAACGCAACGAGCAATACCCCTTCCCGGCAGTTTCGATTCACGGCGAGAGGGCTTAA
- a CDS encoding tyrosine-protein phosphatase, whose protein sequence is MSRVRLFPALCLTLVVLLHLMPAQAADSSVSRPPEWAQPVEVQYNLFQMSPTLYRSALPDGGVVPLLKNLKVVTVINFLPDADSNWLSEPGINQVQLPYRTNHVDDSDVLKTLRAIESAEANGAVLMHCKHGSDRTGLMAAMYRVVVQGWSKEDALSEMTQGGFGESGHFRDSVRYVMQADVDKLRTALANGDCSTSAFATCSMKSWFQTVNLK, encoded by the coding sequence ATGTCCCGAGTGCGCCTCTTTCCAGCTTTGTGTTTGACGCTTGTTGTCCTGCTGCACTTGATGCCCGCTCAGGCGGCTGACAGTTCAGTTTCTCGCCCGCCTGAATGGGCGCAACCGGTTGAAGTGCAGTACAACCTGTTCCAGATGTCGCCAACCCTCTACCGCAGCGCATTGCCTGATGGCGGTGTGGTGCCGTTGCTTAAGAATCTCAAGGTGGTCACGGTCATCAACTTCCTGCCGGACGCCGATAGCAACTGGCTGTCCGAACCGGGCATCAATCAGGTGCAGTTGCCCTATCGCACCAACCACGTCGACGACAGCGACGTGCTCAAGACCTTGCGCGCCATCGAGAGCGCCGAAGCCAATGGCGCGGTGTTGATGCATTGCAAACATGGCTCCGATCGCACCGGTCTGATGGCCGCGATGTATCGCGTGGTGGTGCAGGGCTGGAGCAAAGAGGATGCCTTGAGCGAGATGACCCAAGGCGGGTTTGGTGAGAGCGGGCACTTTCGCGACAGCGTGCGTTACGTGATGCAGGCCGATGTCGACAAGTTGCGCACCGCGCTGGCTAACGGCGATTGCAGTACCAGCGCGTTCGCAACTTGCTCAATGAAGAGCTGGTTCCAGACGGTCAATTTGAAATGA
- a CDS encoding M3 family metallopeptidase — MPDTNPLLQNWTLPPWSAIRAEHLLPAINVIVAENRQIIAQVITSQTEHPGWDDLVVAIDEADARLEEAIGVIETLSTVKPDDIDWLRESSLCSLVAAQYKADKAANLALYRVYQRLAKSSVAASFDDQRKASLAKILRKFRLSGIELPPAQQQKLTRLNRDIKSMEQLFKSNLELANGAWSKRIDDVAQLQGLSAAAKARLALNAKQAGHDGWLLTLDQNTYRQILTHAQDRALREAYFTAWFSRASDQGPRADKLDNDPVLTVLVALRHEKARLLGFENYVQLRLENRMASSPEQVAAFLRQQVALNKPALLRDTQALKAFAHTMGIADVQAWDEDFLAEQLRVQQLNGALKGLRQYFPLDGTLRRLCQFSERLFGISIVEQTTLSHWHQDVRLFEVSEHGQVIGYIYFDPYHREEDADYAFTTVLRIRRINAEGRPSLPIVRLYSNFTAATDEHPCLLSHENLRVLFHEFGHCLQHVLTRSPHRNLAGISQLGRDTAEFAGQLFEHFCLSPSFLLWLAAHYQSGEQLTEARVNTALAAIGAHTSRTTAMLLMTALFDLQIHCSHGDSRSIEQVFKDVQREVSHLQLSGYRRFANGFDYLVTGYEASVYAYKWSGVLASEVFERFQRDGVFDPQTGRDFREAFFAPGDSRSLLKALETFLDRPINAALFATTTD; from the coding sequence ATGCCTGACACCAATCCGCTGTTACAAAACTGGACCCTGCCCCCGTGGTCGGCGATTCGCGCCGAGCATCTGCTCCCGGCCATCAACGTGATCGTTGCCGAAAACCGCCAGATCATTGCGCAAGTGATCACCAGCCAGACCGAACATCCTGGCTGGGACGATCTGGTGGTTGCCATTGATGAGGCCGATGCTCGTCTGGAGGAAGCCATAGGCGTCATTGAAACCCTCTCGACCGTCAAACCCGATGATATCGACTGGCTCAGGGAAAGCTCGCTGTGCAGCCTTGTCGCGGCCCAGTACAAGGCCGACAAGGCCGCTAACCTGGCGCTCTACCGTGTTTATCAACGTCTGGCGAAGAGTTCGGTGGCGGCGAGTTTCGATGATCAGCGCAAAGCCTCGCTGGCGAAGATTCTGCGCAAATTCCGTTTGTCCGGTATCGAATTACCGCCTGCACAGCAGCAAAAACTCACCCGCCTGAACCGCGACATCAAAAGTATGGAGCAACTGTTTAAAAGCAATCTGGAGCTGGCAAACGGCGCATGGAGCAAGCGCATCGACGACGTCGCGCAGCTTCAAGGCCTGTCTGCCGCGGCAAAGGCGCGTCTGGCCCTCAATGCCAAACAGGCAGGACACGACGGCTGGCTGCTCACGCTGGATCAAAACACGTACCGGCAAATCTTGACCCATGCACAGGACCGGGCGCTGCGCGAGGCGTATTTCACTGCCTGGTTTTCCCGGGCGTCCGACCAGGGCCCCCGGGCGGACAAACTCGATAACGATCCGGTGCTGACCGTACTGGTCGCCTTGCGTCACGAGAAAGCCCGGTTATTGGGTTTCGAGAATTACGTCCAGTTACGCCTCGAAAATCGCATGGCATCGTCTCCTGAGCAGGTCGCTGCCTTTTTGCGTCAGCAAGTGGCTTTGAATAAACCGGCATTGCTGCGCGATACCCAAGCCCTGAAAGCGTTCGCACACACGATGGGGATTGCGGACGTACAGGCGTGGGATGAAGACTTTCTTGCCGAGCAACTACGCGTTCAGCAATTGAACGGTGCGCTGAAAGGCTTGCGGCAATACTTCCCGCTTGATGGCACCTTGCGTCGGCTCTGTCAGTTCAGCGAGCGCCTGTTCGGGATCAGCATCGTCGAGCAGACGACGCTCAGCCACTGGCACCAAGATGTAAGGCTCTTTGAGGTCAGCGAGCACGGGCAGGTGATCGGGTATATCTACTTTGATCCCTATCACCGTGAAGAGGATGCCGACTACGCGTTCACCACTGTCCTGCGCATTCGCCGAATCAATGCCGAGGGACGGCCATCACTGCCGATCGTCCGTCTTTATAGCAACTTCACGGCTGCCACCGACGAGCATCCCTGCCTGCTCTCTCACGAAAATCTGCGGGTGCTGTTCCACGAATTCGGCCACTGTCTGCAGCATGTTCTGACGCGATCGCCCCATCGCAACCTGGCGGGTATTTCCCAACTGGGGCGCGATACCGCCGAATTCGCCGGGCAGTTGTTCGAACACTTTTGCCTGTCGCCCTCGTTTCTGTTGTGGCTGGCGGCTCATTACCAGAGTGGCGAACAGCTGACTGAGGCTCGGGTCAACACTGCGCTGGCTGCCATTGGTGCCCACACCAGTCGCACAACCGCAATGTTGCTGATGACGGCGCTGTTCGATCTGCAAATTCATTGCAGTCACGGCGATAGCCGCAGCATCGAACAAGTGTTCAAGGATGTGCAGCGTGAAGTTTCTCACCTGCAACTGTCGGGATATCGGCGTTTCGCCAATGGTTTTGACTACCTGGTGACCGGTTATGAGGCATCGGTCTACGCCTACAAGTGGTCTGGCGTATTGGCCTCCGAAGTGTTCGAACGGTTTCAGCGTGACGGGGTGTTCGACCCGCAAACGGGTCGGGATTTTCGCGAAGCGTTCTTCGCCCCCGGCGACTCACGCTCGTTACTGAAAGCGCTGGAAACCTTTCTCGACCGGCCGATCAACGCAGCGCTTTTTGCGACCACGACCGATTAA
- a CDS encoding YheV family putative zinc ribbon protein, whose translation MSEAPVITKKRFIAGAVCPACSEPDKLMMWNEDSVPHRECVACGYSDTLNEQGLSVPKELGTRVNTSALKPPPDKKVQAVQFFPNPKLAKKPDPQQ comes from the coding sequence ATGAGTGAGGCGCCTGTGATTACCAAGAAGCGCTTTATCGCCGGGGCGGTCTGCCCGGCGTGCAGCGAGCCGGACAAGTTGATGATGTGGAACGAGGACAGTGTGCCGCACCGCGAATGCGTGGCCTGCGGTTACTCCGACACGCTGAACGAGCAAGGGCTTTCGGTTCCAAAAGAGCTGGGCACGCGGGTCAACACCAGCGCGCTCAAGCCACCGCCGGACAAGAAGGTTCAGGCGGTGCAGTTCTTCCCCAACCCCAAGCTTGCGAAAAAGCCTGACCCGCAACAATGA